From a single Aureimonas sp. AU20 genomic region:
- a CDS encoding SDR family oxidoreductase translates to MQFSGKSVIITGAGKGIGRACAQLMAARGAEVVALSRTQADLDSLRAETGARTIQVDLADPAATRAAMREAGTADHLINSAGINVLESVLDMSDAGFDAVIGINLRAALIACQEFARARIAAGGGGAIVNITSIAGHRGFQDHLAYAASKAGLEGATRVLAKELGPHRIRVNAVAPTITLTELAVAAWSDPVKSAPMMVRHPMNRFAEAEEVASAIAMLLSDDGLMVSGAVLPVDGGFLAV, encoded by the coding sequence ATGCAGTTTTCCGGCAAGAGCGTCATCATCACGGGAGCGGGCAAGGGGATCGGCCGCGCCTGCGCGCAGCTCATGGCCGCGCGGGGGGCGGAGGTCGTAGCGCTCAGCCGCACGCAGGCCGATCTCGACAGCCTGAGGGCGGAGACCGGGGCACGCACGATCCAGGTGGATCTCGCCGACCCCGCCGCCACCCGGGCCGCGATGCGCGAGGCGGGAACCGCCGACCATCTCATCAACAGCGCCGGCATCAACGTTCTGGAAAGCGTCCTCGACATGAGCGATGCCGGGTTCGACGCCGTGATCGGCATCAACCTTCGCGCCGCGCTCATCGCCTGCCAGGAGTTCGCCCGGGCGCGCATCGCGGCGGGCGGCGGCGGCGCCATCGTCAACATCACCTCGATCGCCGGCCATCGCGGCTTTCAGGACCATCTCGCCTATGCCGCCTCCAAGGCGGGGCTGGAGGGCGCGACGCGCGTCCTCGCCAAGGAGCTCGGCCCCCACCGCATCCGCGTCAACGCCGTGGCGCCGACGATCACGCTGACCGAACTGGCGGTCGCCGCCTGGAGCGACCCGGTCAAGAGCGCGCCCATGATGGTGCGCCATCCCATGAACCGCTTCGCCGAGGCCGAGGAGGTGGCGAGCGCCATCGCCATGCTCCTATCGGACGACGGTCTCATGGTGTCGGGCGCGGTTCTACCGGTGGACGGCGGCTTCCTCGCCGTCTGA
- a CDS encoding FGGY-family carbohydrate kinase: MTRYWMGVDVGTGSARAGVFGAEGQLLSLARAPLDMHREGGTIAEQSSAQVWRAVCEAAREAVRQAGVDPVEIAGLGFDATCSLVVLGPDGEGLPVGDPSHPERDIVVWMDHRATEQAERINAAGHPVLRYVGGRISPEMQTPKLLWLSENRPEVYKQAADFFDLTDFLTFKATGARDRSACTVTCKWTYLAREGGWDESYFRQIGLGDLADQGFQRIGRRVVEPGTALGEGLTEEAARDLGLSPGTPVAAGLIDAHAGGLGTVGASGGTGDPTTCLGYVFGTSSCTMTTTREPRFVPGVWGPYFSAMVPGFWLNEGGQSAAGAAIDQLLLLHPAHGELEARAGSAGKALPQWLAEQALARSGSASEAVHLAAGLHVVPEFLGNRAPFADPHARAVVAGLGMDNGEASLVQLYVAGLCSLGYGLRQIIETQAAHGASVETISVSGGAGVHPLTRQLLADATGRVVEVTECPEPVLLGAAMLGAVAAGEHPDLASAMPALSRVATRCEPNPATHALHERRHAAFLALQRTAREIRAAEDAASVH, translated from the coding sequence ATGACGAGATATTGGATGGGCGTGGATGTCGGCACCGGCTCGGCGCGGGCGGGCGTGTTCGGGGCCGAGGGGCAGCTTCTGTCGCTCGCCCGGGCGCCGCTCGACATGCACCGCGAAGGCGGCACAATCGCCGAACAGTCGAGCGCGCAGGTCTGGCGCGCCGTCTGCGAGGCGGCGCGCGAGGCCGTTCGGCAGGCGGGCGTGGACCCCGTCGAGATCGCCGGGCTCGGCTTCGACGCGACCTGCTCGCTCGTCGTGCTGGGGCCGGACGGCGAGGGCCTGCCGGTCGGCGACCCCTCCCATCCCGAGCGCGACATCGTGGTCTGGATGGACCACCGCGCGACGGAGCAGGCCGAGCGGATCAACGCGGCGGGCCATCCGGTCCTGCGCTATGTCGGCGGCCGCATCTCGCCCGAGATGCAGACGCCCAAGCTCCTTTGGCTGAGCGAGAACCGGCCGGAGGTCTATAAGCAAGCCGCCGACTTCTTCGACCTCACCGACTTTCTCACCTTCAAGGCCACCGGCGCGCGGGATCGCTCGGCCTGCACCGTCACCTGCAAATGGACCTATCTCGCCCGCGAGGGCGGCTGGGACGAGAGCTATTTCCGCCAGATCGGGCTTGGCGATCTCGCCGACCAGGGCTTCCAGCGCATCGGCCGCCGTGTGGTAGAGCCCGGCACGGCGCTGGGCGAGGGGCTGACGGAGGAGGCCGCGCGCGATCTCGGCCTTTCGCCCGGCACGCCGGTCGCCGCCGGGCTGATCGACGCCCATGCCGGGGGTCTCGGCACGGTCGGGGCCAGCGGCGGCACGGGCGATCCGACGACGTGTCTGGGCTATGTCTTCGGCACCTCTTCCTGCACCATGACGACGACGCGCGAGCCCCGCTTCGTGCCAGGCGTCTGGGGGCCCTACTTTTCCGCCATGGTGCCGGGCTTCTGGCTGAACGAGGGCGGCCAGTCCGCCGCCGGCGCGGCGATCGACCAGCTGCTCCTGCTCCACCCCGCGCATGGCGAGCTCGAAGCGCGCGCCGGCAGTGCCGGCAAGGCGCTGCCGCAATGGCTGGCGGAACAGGCGCTGGCGCGCTCCGGTTCGGCCAGCGAGGCCGTGCATCTGGCGGCGGGGCTGCATGTCGTGCCGGAGTTCCTGGGCAATCGCGCGCCCTTCGCCGATCCGCACGCGCGCGCCGTGGTGGCAGGTCTCGGCATGGACAATGGCGAGGCTTCGCTGGTTCAGCTCTACGTCGCCGGCCTCTGCTCGCTCGGCTACGGCTTGCGCCAGATCATCGAGACGCAGGCCGCGCACGGCGCCTCGGTCGAGACGATCAGCGTCAGCGGCGGCGCGGGCGTCCACCCCCTCACCCGCCAGCTTCTGGCCGACGCCACGGGCCGCGTGGTGGAGGTGACGGAATGCCCCGAGCCGGTGCTGCTGGGCGCGGCCATGCTGGGCGCAGTGGCGGCAGGCGAGCATCCCGACCTCGCGAGCGCTATGCCCGCCCTGTCGCGCGTCGCCACGCGCTGCGAGCCGAACCCGGCGACGCACGCGCTGCACGAGCGTCGCCACGCCGCCTTCCTGGCGCTCCAGCGCACCGCCCGCGAGATCCGCGCGGCGGAGGATGCCGCCTCGGTGCACTGA
- a CDS encoding SDR family oxidoreductase, translating to MSEQLSGKVAVITGAASGIGLATTRALLGEGATVVMVDWNETALNDLVAELGERAVAQVTNLLDAESCTAMVPEILQKVDHIDILYCNAGTYIGGDLTETTPEAIDKMLNLNVNAVIKNVHAVVPHMTERKTGDIIVTCSIAGHYPTYWEPVYASSKWAVTCFVQTMRRQMIPHGVRVGQVSPGPVVSALLADWPEENLRKAKESGSLIDPSEVADAIVYMLTRKRTVTIRDMIVLPTNFDRV from the coding sequence ATGTCGGAACAGCTTAGCGGCAAAGTCGCCGTCATCACCGGGGCCGCCTCGGGGATCGGCCTCGCCACCACCAGGGCGCTACTTGGCGAGGGCGCGACGGTCGTGATGGTGGACTGGAACGAGACGGCGCTGAACGATCTGGTGGCCGAACTCGGCGAGCGGGCCGTCGCGCAGGTCACCAACCTTCTCGACGCGGAAAGCTGCACCGCCATGGTGCCGGAGATCCTCCAGAAGGTCGATCACATCGACATTCTCTACTGCAATGCCGGCACCTATATCGGCGGCGACCTGACGGAGACGACGCCCGAGGCCATCGACAAGATGCTGAACCTCAACGTCAACGCCGTGATCAAGAACGTCCACGCCGTCGTGCCGCATATGACGGAGCGCAAGACCGGCGACATCATCGTCACCTGCTCCATCGCCGGCCATTATCCCACCTATTGGGAGCCGGTCTACGCCTCGTCGAAATGGGCCGTCACCTGCTTCGTGCAGACCATGCGCCGGCAGATGATCCCGCACGGCGTGCGCGTCGGCCAGGTCTCGCCCGGCCCCGTCGTCTCGGCCCTCCTCGCCGACTGGCCGGAGGAGAACCTGCGCAAGGCCAAGGAGTCGGGCAGCCTGATCGACCCGAGCGAAGTGGCGGACGCCATCGTCTATATGCTGACGCGCAAGCGCACCGTGACGATCCGCGACATGATCGTCTTGCCGACCAATTTCGACCGCGTCTAA
- a CDS encoding ABC transporter permease — MSIEAQATSRDWRANFGSFLHSPLVLPLAGLVVVSCLMGLASDNFFSVSNLFNVLRQVSIVAVLAVGMTFVILTGGIDLSVGAVMALVGTVSAGLIVNSGLPAAAALPLGLALGLGIGLANGFLVAWGRMPAIIVTLATMGMARGLALIYSGGYPVSGIPSWISWFGIGRVGIVPVPVIIMVVIYAIAFVLLQRTGFGRHVYALGGNELAAQLSGVKTRRVKLTVYAISGLTSSLAAVILTGRLMSGQPNAGIGFELDAIAAVVLGGTAISGGRGLILGTLIGAVLLGILNNGLNLMGINPYLQDVIKGGIILLAIYIGREWR, encoded by the coding sequence ATGTCGATTGAAGCACAGGCGACCAGCCGCGACTGGCGCGCCAATTTCGGGTCCTTTCTCCATTCGCCGCTCGTCCTGCCGCTGGCGGGCCTCGTGGTCGTCTCCTGCCTGATGGGGCTGGCGAGCGACAATTTCTTTAGTGTCAGCAATCTCTTCAACGTGCTGCGGCAGGTCTCGATCGTGGCGGTTCTCGCCGTCGGCATGACCTTCGTGATCCTGACCGGGGGCATCGACCTTTCGGTCGGCGCGGTGATGGCGCTGGTCGGCACGGTGTCGGCGGGACTCATCGTCAATTCGGGCCTGCCCGCCGCAGCCGCGCTGCCGCTCGGCCTCGCGCTGGGTCTCGGCATCGGCCTTGCCAACGGCTTCCTCGTCGCCTGGGGCCGCATGCCGGCGATCATCGTGACGCTGGCGACCATGGGCATGGCGCGCGGCCTCGCGCTCATCTACTCCGGCGGCTATCCCGTTTCGGGCATTCCAAGCTGGATTTCCTGGTTCGGCATCGGCCGGGTCGGCATCGTGCCGGTGCCCGTCATCATCATGGTGGTGATCTATGCGATCGCCTTCGTTCTCCTGCAGCGCACCGGTTTCGGGCGGCATGTCTATGCGCTGGGCGGCAACGAGCTGGCGGCGCAGCTTTCGGGCGTCAAGACGCGGCGGGTGAAGCTCACGGTCTATGCCATATCCGGCCTCACCTCCTCGCTCGCGGCGGTGATCCTGACCGGGCGCCTGATGAGCGGCCAGCCCAATGCCGGCATCGGCTTCGAGCTCGACGCCATCGCCGCCGTGGTGCTGGGCGGCACGGCGATCTCGGGCGGGCGCGGCCTGATCCTCGGCACGCTGATCGGCGCGGTGCTGCTCGGCATCCTCAACAACGGCCTGAACCTCATGGGCATCAACCCGTATCTGCAGGACGTCATCAAGGGCGGCATCATCCTCTTGGCCATCTATATCGGTCGCGAATGGCGCTGA
- a CDS encoding sugar ABC transporter ATP-binding protein — protein sequence MLELRGIKKSFGRIEVLHGIDLTVRAGEVHALLGENGAGKSTLMKILCGILKPNEGTIRIDGELRQFADYDQAIEAGIGIVFQEFSLIPHMNAVENMFLAREIRGPLRLLDRRAMRMRAGEVMARLGVEVPLGVPVNRLSVAQQQFVEIAKALLLDARILVLDEPTATLTPSETEHLFKVMRELRRQGVAVVFISHHLEEIFEICDRITVLRDGQFVAECAVSEIDNDRLVEMMVGRRLEQNFPPKPARDAGAPLMLAVEAIQLKKGGPVSRFQLRRGEILGFAGLVGSGRTETVLAMLGAHSAARCELEIDGRKARLSGPDEALAQGIGLLPESRKEQGLITSFSILQNISLNNYGKYRRNHWFIDRKREVAATEAAMGQVRVKAQGPHARVDTLSGGNQQKVVIARWLNHQMKVLIFDEPTRGIDVGAKAEIYTLMRAFAAEGHGIIMISSELPEVIGMSDRVCVFRSGAIVATVEGEAINAEQIMTFATTGRVEHVD from the coding sequence ATGCTGGAACTTCGGGGAATCAAGAAGAGCTTCGGCCGCATCGAGGTCCTGCATGGCATCGACCTGACGGTTCGCGCCGGCGAGGTCCATGCGCTGCTCGGCGAGAACGGCGCCGGCAAGTCGACCCTGATGAAGATCCTCTGCGGCATTCTGAAGCCCAACGAGGGCACGATCCGCATCGACGGCGAGCTGCGCCAGTTCGCCGACTACGATCAGGCGATCGAGGCCGGCATCGGCATCGTCTTCCAGGAATTCAGCCTGATCCCGCATATGAACGCGGTCGAGAACATGTTTCTGGCGCGGGAGATCCGTGGCCCTCTGCGGCTGCTCGACCGGCGCGCCATGCGAATGCGGGCGGGCGAGGTCATGGCCCGGCTCGGCGTCGAGGTGCCGCTGGGCGTGCCGGTGAACCGGCTCTCGGTCGCCCAGCAGCAATTCGTCGAGATCGCAAAGGCGCTTCTTCTCGACGCGCGTATCCTGGTGCTGGACGAGCCGACCGCGACGCTCACCCCGTCCGAGACCGAACATCTGTTCAAGGTCATGCGCGAGCTGCGCCGCCAGGGCGTCGCCGTGGTCTTCATCTCGCATCATCTGGAGGAAATCTTCGAGATCTGCGACCGGATCACCGTGTTGCGCGACGGGCAGTTCGTCGCCGAATGCGCCGTCAGCGAGATCGACAACGACCGGCTGGTGGAGATGATGGTCGGCCGCCGGCTGGAACAGAACTTTCCGCCAAAGCCCGCGCGAGACGCGGGCGCCCCGCTCATGCTGGCGGTGGAAGCGATTCAGCTGAAGAAGGGCGGCCCCGTCTCGCGCTTCCAGCTGCGGCGCGGCGAGATCCTGGGCTTTGCCGGCCTCGTCGGCTCGGGCCGCACCGAGACCGTGCTCGCCATGCTCGGCGCCCATTCGGCTGCGCGCTGCGAACTCGAGATCGACGGGCGAAAGGCGCGCCTGTCGGGGCCGGACGAGGCGCTGGCGCAGGGCATCGGCCTCCTGCCGGAAAGCCGGAAAGAACAGGGGCTCATCACCTCCTTCTCGATCCTGCAGAACATCTCGCTCAACAATTACGGCAAGTACCGCCGGAACCACTGGTTCATCGACCGCAAGCGCGAGGTGGCCGCGACCGAGGCCGCCATGGGTCAGGTGCGCGTCAAGGCGCAGGGGCCGCATGCGCGCGTCGACACGCTGTCGGGCGGCAACCAGCAGAAGGTGGTCATCGCCCGCTGGCTCAACCATCAGATGAAGGTTCTCATCTTCGACGAGCCGACGCGCGGCATCGATGTCGGCGCCAAGGCCGAGATCTACACGCTGATGCGCGCGTTTGCGGCGGAGGGGCATGGGATCATCATGATCTCCTCCGAACTGCCGGAGGTCATAGGGATGAGCGACCGCGTCTGCGTCTTCCGCTCCGGCGCCATCGTCGCCACCGTCGAGGGCGAAGCGATCAATGCCGAACAGATCATGACCTTTGCTACGACCGGGAGGGTCGAACATGTCGATTGA
- a CDS encoding ABC transporter substrate-binding protein — MAALAASMVPASAQTAPKLKIGMTFQELNNPYFVSMQEALKEAAASIGADVVVTDAGHDVAKQISDVEDMLQQKIDILLLNPTDSAGIEAAVQAAKAQNVIVVAVDANANGPVDTFVGSKNRDAGYMSCKYLGESLKGQGEVAILDGIPVIPILQRVEGCKAALGEFSGIKLVDTQNGRQDRSVALGVVENMIQSHPNLAGIFSVNDGGAMGALAAIQGSGRDIKLTSVDGAPEAVKAVADGTPFIETTAQFPRDQVRVGLAMALAQKWGARVVPKEVPIDVRVVDSKNAADFSW; from the coding sequence ATGGCAGCCCTTGCCGCCTCCATGGTGCCCGCCAGCGCGCAGACCGCGCCCAAGCTCAAGATCGGAATGACGTTCCAGGAGCTGAACAATCCTTATTTCGTTTCCATGCAGGAGGCGTTGAAGGAGGCCGCCGCCAGCATCGGCGCCGATGTGGTCGTCACCGACGCCGGCCATGACGTCGCCAAGCAGATCTCCGACGTCGAGGACATGCTGCAGCAGAAGATCGACATTCTCCTGCTCAACCCGACCGACAGCGCCGGCATCGAGGCCGCCGTTCAGGCGGCGAAAGCGCAGAACGTCATCGTCGTGGCGGTGGACGCCAATGCCAACGGCCCGGTGGACACGTTCGTCGGCTCCAAGAACCGCGACGCCGGCTACATGTCCTGCAAGTATCTCGGCGAGTCGCTGAAGGGCCAGGGCGAGGTCGCCATTCTCGACGGCATTCCGGTGATCCCGATCCTGCAGCGCGTCGAGGGCTGCAAGGCCGCGCTCGGCGAGTTCTCCGGCATCAAGCTGGTGGACACGCAGAACGGCCGCCAGGACCGCTCGGTCGCGCTCGGCGTCGTCGAGAACATGATCCAATCGCACCCCAACCTCGCCGGCATCTTCTCGGTGAACGACGGCGGCGCCATGGGCGCGCTCGCCGCCATCCAAGGCTCGGGCCGCGACATCAAGCTGACCTCCGTGGACGGCGCGCCGGAAGCGGTGAAGGCGGTGGCCGACGGCACGCCCTTCATCGAGACCACCGCGCAGTTCCCGCGCGATCAGGTCCGCGTCGGCCTCGCGATGGCGCTGGCGCAGAAGTGGGGCGCGCGCGTGGTGCCCAAGGAAGTGCCGATCGACGTGCGCGTCGTGGACTCCAAGAACGCCGCCGACTTCAGCTGGTAA
- a CDS encoding AraC family transcriptional regulator — protein sequence MQPDLELVHIRKGESFAAWMHGYPFRTVRWHYHPEYEIHLVVATSGRYYIGDFAGRFSPGQLIMTGPNLPQNWISDIAEGDSVPVRTIVVQFPESFIEGASGAIAEMQALRPLLERSRRGLLFDDATSAAVTPLMRRLVDAQGLRRIALFWEVLDHLQAGEHEVLASLSFEPNLSQTKDSGINRALAHLREHLTQSVEEGDLAEIVGQSPSVFSRAFKRHTGTTLVRYRNQLRIDLACQMLLTEPNASIASICFEVGFSNLSNFNRHFLKLKGLSPSQFRANFAANEAFATAS from the coding sequence ATGCAGCCTGATCTGGAACTCGTGCATATTCGCAAGGGCGAGTCCTTCGCGGCCTGGATGCATGGCTATCCGTTCCGCACCGTGCGCTGGCACTACCACCCCGAATACGAGATCCACCTCGTCGTCGCGACCTCCGGCCGCTACTATATCGGCGACTTCGCCGGCCGGTTCTCGCCCGGCCAGCTCATCATGACCGGCCCCAATCTGCCGCAGAACTGGATCAGCGACATCGCCGAGGGCGACAGCGTGCCGGTGCGCACCATCGTCGTGCAGTTTCCCGAGAGCTTCATCGAAGGGGCGAGCGGCGCCATCGCCGAGATGCAGGCGCTGCGCCCGCTTCTGGAGCGCTCGCGGCGCGGGCTCCTGTTCGATGACGCCACCAGCGCCGCCGTCACGCCGCTCATGCGCCGTCTGGTGGACGCGCAGGGCCTGAGGCGCATCGCCCTGTTCTGGGAAGTGCTCGACCATCTTCAGGCCGGCGAGCACGAGGTCCTGGCCAGCCTCAGCTTCGAGCCCAACCTGTCGCAGACCAAGGACAGCGGCATCAACCGGGCGCTGGCGCATCTGCGCGAACATCTCACGCAGAGCGTCGAGGAAGGCGATCTCGCCGAGATCGTCGGTCAGAGCCCCAGCGTCTTCTCGCGCGCCTTCAAGCGCCACACCGGCACGACCCTGGTGCGCTACCGCAACCAGCTTCGCATCGACCTCGCCTGCCAGATGCTCCTGACCGAGCCCAACGCCTCGATCGCCAGCATCTGCTTCGAGGTCGGCTTTTCCAACCTCTCCAATTTCAACCGTCATTTCCTGAAGCTGAAGGGCCTCTCGCCCTCGCAGTTTCGCGCCAATTTCGCGGCCAACGAGGCCTTCGCCACGGCCAGCTGA
- a CDS encoding putative bifunctional diguanylate cyclase/phosphodiesterase: MFRRSAARCRRLKLWLTVITAVLALAAVASSLLAYTYQRRIMEASRYNTTFDFGQTAAELMRLQLALEESRGEGSIEEVRFRYAILVNRLSIVTINRVDPKSAQGKVLGNLQREVLALAPLIAQLPDPTMLTLTIDQLRPFVGPVLRLAGQAHSQASNEIQSNQNWLIVIFAAICCVTLSLVLFGAGLMVVVLRQNAHLDRIVRTDWLTGIANRFAFSHALRQGEGEDQTMILLDVDHFKTLNDTFGHAAGDKLLIELSQRLRWACGDAAMIARIGGDEFAVLYRGSDAEARGIACCERILEQVRSPFDIEDRQVRSHVTLGLSSGGAGLHQGTCLFKHADIALYEAKAAGRNRFVVFRPEMNQHLGRRQALQNGMREAIARGEFFLLFQPIVDLSTGLTCGFEALLRWQHHELGLISPVEFIPVAEESGQIAMVGLWVIEEACRQAARFPTETFVAVNVSADQLVDPLLVQHTTASLARHGLEPERLEIEITESTLIENDERALAVLHALRAMGCRISLDDFGTGYASLSYLRRFPFDKIKIDQSFLRSRSHREEGIAIIAGTCDLARRLNLTIVAEGVETEEHRQIVASAGSHQGQGYLFDRPLSPEASLARIEAEARRTSARPKPEREQGPAEALMAMI; this comes from the coding sequence ATGTTCCGCAGGTCCGCGGCCCGGTGCCGCCGGCTCAAGCTCTGGCTCACCGTCATCACCGCCGTGCTGGCGCTCGCGGCCGTCGCGAGCTCCCTCCTCGCCTACACCTATCAGCGCCGGATCATGGAGGCCTCGCGCTACAACACGACCTTCGACTTCGGTCAGACGGCGGCGGAGCTGATGCGCCTGCAGCTGGCGCTGGAGGAAAGCCGGGGAGAGGGCTCGATCGAGGAGGTTCGGTTCCGCTACGCCATTCTGGTCAACCGGCTGAGCATCGTCACGATCAATCGCGTCGACCCCAAATCGGCGCAGGGCAAGGTCCTGGGGAATCTCCAGCGGGAGGTGCTGGCCCTGGCGCCCCTGATCGCGCAGCTGCCCGACCCGACGATGCTGACCCTCACCATCGACCAGCTCCGGCCCTTCGTCGGCCCGGTGCTTCGCCTCGCCGGCCAGGCGCACAGCCAGGCCAGCAACGAGATCCAGAGCAACCAGAACTGGCTGATCGTCATCTTCGCGGCGATCTGCTGCGTGACCCTGTCTCTCGTTCTGTTCGGCGCGGGGCTGATGGTGGTCGTCTTGCGGCAGAACGCGCATCTCGACAGGATCGTGCGCACCGACTGGCTGACCGGCATCGCCAACCGGTTCGCCTTCAGCCACGCCCTGCGCCAGGGCGAAGGCGAGGATCAGACGATGATCCTGCTCGACGTCGATCACTTCAAGACGCTGAACGACACGTTCGGCCACGCGGCGGGCGACAAGCTGCTGATCGAACTGTCCCAACGCCTGCGCTGGGCCTGTGGGGACGCGGCGATGATCGCGCGCATCGGAGGGGACGAGTTCGCGGTTCTCTATCGCGGATCGGACGCCGAGGCCCGGGGCATCGCCTGCTGCGAGCGCATCCTGGAGCAGGTCCGCAGCCCGTTCGACATCGAGGACCGGCAGGTTCGCTCGCATGTCACGCTCGGCCTCAGCTCCGGCGGGGCGGGGCTGCACCAAGGCACGTGCCTGTTCAAACATGCCGACATCGCGCTCTACGAGGCGAAGGCGGCGGGGCGCAACCGGTTCGTCGTCTTCCGCCCCGAGATGAACCAGCATCTGGGCCGGCGACAGGCGCTTCAGAACGGCATGCGGGAGGCGATCGCGCGCGGCGAGTTCTTCCTCCTGTTCCAGCCGATCGTCGATCTCTCGACCGGCCTCACCTGCGGCTTCGAGGCGTTGCTGCGCTGGCAGCACCATGAGCTCGGCCTGATCTCACCGGTCGAGTTCATTCCCGTGGCGGAGGAAAGCGGCCAGATCGCCATGGTCGGCCTTTGGGTGATCGAGGAGGCTTGCCGGCAGGCGGCGCGCTTCCCCACCGAGACCTTCGTCGCGGTCAACGTCTCGGCCGACCAGCTGGTGGATCCGCTCCTGGTGCAGCACACGACCGCCAGTCTTGCCCGGCATGGGCTGGAGCCCGAGCGCCTGGAAATCGAGATCACCGAAAGCACGCTGATCGAGAACGACGAGCGGGCGCTCGCCGTGCTTCACGCGCTGCGGGCCATGGGCTGCCGCATCTCGCTCGATGATTTCGGCACGGGCTATGCCTCGCTCAGCTATCTCCGGCGCTTTCCCTTCGACAAGATCAAGATCGACCAGTCCTTCCTGCGCAGCAGGTCGCATCGAGAGGAAGGCATCGCCATCATCGCGGGCACCTGCGATCTCGCGCGCCGGCTGAACCTCACCATCGTCGCCGAAGGCGTCGAGACGGAAGAGCATCGCCAGATCGTCGCCTCCGCCGGAAGCCACCAGGGCCAGGGCTATCTCTTCGACAGGCCACTCTCGCCCGAGGCCTCGCTGGCTCGGATCGAGGCCGAGGCGCGGCGGACGTCGGCGCGGCCCAAGCCGGAGCGCGAGCAGGGCCCGGCCGAGGCCCTGATGGCGATGATCTGA